The Capsicum annuum cultivar UCD-10X-F1 chromosome 3, UCD10Xv1.1, whole genome shotgun sequence genomic sequence tctattttctgaaatctacaacttcttggatagattattagtaatcttgtgttgaaggtgttaaagaacttcaaaggtgttcttgtttatacatgaactattgttgaagttggtgttatatatatatatacagattcATGTACCCGAAATAcatctgaaataacaatcttacggaataattttttacaaaatctatattgcttgtttttggtGATTaaagctttctactccgcttgaatttaactagtgatttgaagacataaaattttCATCACAAGTTGAaaatcactcggttgacgattggaagtcataaaaacttcatcgttaactagaaacaagagagGTGTTTAAGTTATTGCAACTTGTtaataagtagtattctgaaaatactaaatttttttgtcttgtggtgacaggaaaaatgactaacaaAAGTCAAATGCAAAATACGGCTACGACTGTGGGGgaaactagtattgcctcaacaagtcgagcaaatgctccgcaaccaatggcacctgcAGAGAAGCCCAAAAATTTTGTGGGTATTGACTTTAAGTGATGgaagcaaaagatgttcttttacctcaacactctatgccttcaaaggttcactagtgaggatgctcctgaagtgcccgagggaacctcggacaaagagtatttcatgattgtagaggctTAAAAACACTCGAACTTCCTTTGCaagaattatatcttgagtggtctctaagacgacctctataatgtttacagtggaactaagacgtcgaaggaattgtggggggcactagaacgaaaatacaagacagaggatgctggaattaagaaattctttgttgcaaggttcctggactttaaaatgatagatagaaaatcggttgtctctcaagtgcaagaattgcaagtaatcctccacgatctcctagcagaagatatatctttgaaaaataccttagttgaacaaattgaaaatgttcttagtactcacataaactattttgtaggtttgattgtgaatgatgcatttcaagtagcagcgatcattgagaagctaccacctatgtggaaagacttcaaaaactactcgaaacacaaacgcaaggagatgattGTCGAAGATCTTCTTGTccgactgcgtattgaagaggataataaggctgccgagagaaggtcaaaaagaaattctacaattaatggagcacatattgtataagatgaccaaaacaattctaagaaaaggaagaaagttgagcaaggaagcaatcaacccaagaagaaattcaagggataatgcttcaattgtggaaaaattggccacaagtccacgaATTATCGTGCCTCGAAGAAagacaagaaaaaggaccaagctaatatggttgaatccaacaaagaaagtgatgatctgtgtgctatgttctcataATGCAACTTGGTAAGGAATCCtcacgaatggtggatggattctggtgtcacccgccatgtttgtgccaacaaagagttgttttcatcattcgctccggctcaagtagaagaaatgatctacatggctaactccgctacggctaaggtagaaggaacaggaaaagtgggcttgaaaatgacttcaggaaaggtcttgacacttaacaatgtcttgtatgttccggagttacgtaggaacttaatttctgtttcacttctagacaagaacagattcaaatgtgtaaccgtttctgaaaaaattataattagcaaagaagaagtgtatgtaggaaaaatgttatctcaccgagggcctttataagatgaatgtaatgaatgttgaaatcaataaaaattcaaattcttcttacttacttgagtcttataatttgtggcatgaacgtttatgccatgttaattacaaaacattacgaaaactgattaacttagaggttttgccaaactttgagagcaacaaatcaaaatgtcaaacgtgtgtgaaatcaaagtatgcaaagcatccttataagtccgttgaaaggaattccaatcccttagacttaatacacactgacatttgtgatatgaagtcaacactatcacgtggtggaaaaaagtatttcataattttaattgacaattgcactagatactgttatgtctacttgctaaatagtaaggatgaagcaatagatgcatttaggcaatacaaaactgaagttaaaaatcagttagagaaaaagataaaaatgataagaagtgataggggcggagaatatgaatcttccttcgccgaaatatgtgtagagaatgaaatcgtccatcaaactacgtccccgtattcacctcaatctaacgaAATTGCGAAAAGGAAAAATCGAAcgttaaagaaaatgatgaataccttacttataagttccaGTTTACCGCAAAAcatgtggggggaggctatccttacagctaactgTATACTCAATAGGGTTcaccatagtaagacacaatcaattccttatgaaaaatgaaaaggaaggaaacccaacttgaaatattttaaagtgtaggggtgtctagcaaaggtccaagtttttatgcctaaaagggttaagatagaaCCTAAGACGGTAGACTGTGTGTTCATacgatatgctaaaagtagtaaagcatgtcggtttttggttcataaatccgaacatccagatattaatgaaaatacgataattgaatcagataatgctgaattctttgaaaacatttatccgtataaaactagacatgaacagtctagtgggggtctaaacgacctcaagatgaaccaagtgagaatgtacataatgaagaaaatccaagacgtaatatatgtcaacttcgtttggttcgaattttgtaacatttctcttagaaaatgagcctcaaatatttaaagaagcgatgtcgtatcagactcatccttttgaaaagaggcaatcaatagtgagattgattcaatcttaagcaaccatacttgggaattggttgattttcctccaggaaataaacctttaggttctatatggatcttcaaaaggaaaatgaaagcgaaTGATgttattgacaaatacaaggcaagacttatagtaaaaagcttcaaacaaaaagaagactttgattactttgatacatactcgccgataacaaggataacgtcgattcgaatgttaattaccTTAGCGGCAGtgtatggtcttgaaatccatcaaatggatgtgaaaatcgcattcctaaatagagaattggaggaagaaatttacatagaacagcCTGGGGATTTTGtggttcaagaaaaaaaaaaaggtgtgtaaacttgttaagtcactttatgaactaaaacaaacacctaagcaatggcaagcaaagtttgaccaaaccatgttggcaaacggattcaagacaaatgaatgtgataaatgtgtttatattaaagacactccaaatcaccaagtcattgtgtgtttatatgtggatgatatgttgattatcagtagagacatttcagacataaatgcaatgaaacgaatgctcgagagcaagttcgatatgaaagaccttggagttgcggatgtgatcttaggaataagaatccataggactccacaagggttggcattgtcacagtctcatgatatcgaaaatgtacttgacaaattcaagtatatggaattcggtattgccaagactccattggatgtaagctttgcacttcgaaagaatgaaggtgaaagtgactcacaattggagtacgcaagagtattgggacgtttaatgtatataatgaactgtacacgaccagacatagcatgcgctattagtaaattgagttggtacacgagtaatcccaacaaaactcattggatggcaatgaaaagagttttagggtataGTAATACACTCAAggttatgctttgcattataataaatatccggCGGTActcgaaggatatagtgatgcgaATTGGATCatcggatcgaacgaagtaaaatccactagtggatatgtatttactatcggtggaggatttagtctcttggaaatcattcaaacagacttgaattgctcgctctacaatgaaatctgaatttatcgcattggataaaaccggtgaagaagcagaatgactccaaaatttcttggaagacattccttattggcccaaatcagtagcaccagtatgtatacactgtgatagccaagtgaCAATAGGTAACGTAGGGAgtatgatgtacaatggtaaatctcgttaCATACGAcaaagacataataccgttagggaacttctctctagtgaaattattactgttgactatgttaagtcaaagaataatgtgtcggatccaatTACAAAAGGtttatctagagaaggagtggaaaggacatccaagggaatgagtttaaggcctaggacaagcagcatgacggtaactctacctagcagactggagatcccaagagctggattcaaagagatcaaacaaagttgtgtctgacaggttcaacattgtcaattatccaacccattctcatgatgtaaacAATGtgtagtaaacaaggataagactaaagtgaaaagtcttttaatgattatctaaatttggcagatttgaccaaatagtttaatctacaggattgaacgtttagaaatcacttatgtgagggcgaagtggaagccatttcaaagagaatgttagtaaaggcctattctctaagctctcataaaatcgggacgtgttcatggctgaaaagaacaaaaccgtaagaaccataaatagtaaaaggttggttgtgtgacatgtgttgtctaggtgtacattaaagcttgatggttcaaagatatcaaatctaccgattgaccgagtgcatccaatgcatgttcagtacggaaagttcaaaggaaaacctacttatccagatgcaattagtctttacTAAATGACCACATGCTTGtccgtaatttttttaaaagatagtcattccccattcatgtgggggattgttgggttcaaggtgtatgcgaatgaaaaatggaggaaaaaatagtggagagaagggagacaccaatttggaaagtgtactcccaaattggaaagttcactcatttctcccacattggtgggagaagagaacatgtgagtgtttataataagaaacactaactccacatggtaagtgaggtaagaaataagagatgccttgcGTCGTCGTCGTTactcgctcggcttcggcttcgatTTCAAATtcggcttcgaatttggatttagatttttcaatcgatcgatgagatctaattttttagacaaaatttatttgaaacttgtttacaagtgataatttaatccaaaattcCAAAATCTGAATTTCTCCAAATGTGGGCGCAATTCCAACGCATACGCAATGTACATCACGAAGGAATGCGACCCCTCAAGaaagacacactattttgaaATGAGACCGATCGGCGGACGCAGTTCAAACGCAGATGCTCACTGAAATCTGCAAAATGTCATCTGCGGAGGCACTTTGGGCGCAGTTTCAGCGCAGATACATGACTGTTACAGAAAGGTGCCTTTCTGTTGAACCAATGCATCTTTTCTGAAAGGATACACTTAAGGCTATAAATATCTGTTATTTTTCTCAggtataaatatgaattttgacagCAAAAATACTTCTATACTTAaaaaaaactctgtgtgatcattaaactgttgagtgagttcgtagaATCCGATAGTTTGAGGcaccgctattgttcggattgtaggccattttatcatgggaggaagattccataacctcgggtacattgaggaaaattattctttaaggacactccgtgaagtcgagAGACTTGGccttaaattctgtttcatctattttctgaaatctaacacacttcttagatagattattagtaatcttgtgttgaaggtgttaaagaacttcaaagatgttcttgtttatacatgaactattattgaagttggtgttgtatatatattgtaacaccccgtacttaattacgtgcattagccatggttatatgtgttggagtatatgtattgatcataagttaggtatatatgagtttaagtatgactattgattattttgagatggtttcaagtgtatagtttgattatatgtgtataggaatcgactttatttataccgaaatttgctcGTCGAAGTTTCTATGCGAAGTTTatcgagttaactttccaacgatataaagatttctgaaaacagatgagtatcggatataagcgagcatgttcgaaacttgaaaacggtggacgcaatgaacagtaaatgtgcagaaattttctgcacacaaaagtactgcagccaaacagatttttgggtcgactttaaacgatcataactccttgtaaaaaaagaactgtgtgagctgctatatattgATGAgaagccctgagagtcttctttctaatgcaattggtttcacccaaatccattatcggagcaaagagttatggtcgatttactttagcctatcaaaacagtccaccatggatagattcggatttacttacattttaagggcaatatggtcattttccatcacctcatggacgaaaattggtcattatatacatatacttagcctcatatccatcatttatcatccaaattattgaagaataagaaaccctagcctaagttcaactccaattatcttgtgattcaaccgtagaaaatccaaattgattccgtagttgtgttcaccgtctcgagggcttcgagaagcaccccttatttgtgccaacaggacttcgaaatcaaaagggccattttatggtaaggatgtaaattatgttagtgttatttatatggatatgtatatatatatgcatgtgagcataagaagtatgttatttgattgttgttgaaagatgattgaaaatgatgttggattattctggtgcatggttggattatgttgaattgtgaaggaatttggtgtgatgatgtggtattgaaatgatgattatatatatatatatacacataaacctattgttcaagttggtttttggaatgctttgcaaatattggttgtatggaattatggaagagaattgtggtattgggttgctaatactagatgccaaacatttcattgtagataagtgacttgtaaaggcgggaagttgtgttgaattggtatccgaatctacaacgaggtatgtaaagcatactttaacgatgttctttggcatgaaaacaccaatgttccatcaagtaagattccgaggttgtccaaaaacatgtattgttctacattaccaacgaagttgtttccattctataaagtgtcaaaatgtttcattgatataccaaaaggctcctatttcattgttgtgatattgatgattccgaaacacattgttgatgtaccaatgagtctttgttacatcgttattgtatagaaagtctattacttggttcctattgatgtattaTTATTCCAacggtactatattggcatgaacactaatgtaataatctcaaaagcttttgaactaagttattggaaagatctcttatgtgtgttacttgatatacgtgtgggtggtagcttaggggcttaagcctagcatgggctgatcccgatatttgatatgattacagttgatatgtactgggggcagcctaatggtcacagtacggtacaatattgattattgttaggtggttggaggttcgggaggaggaggtaatggcgaatgataattgtaaagaataaaatgaacgaatgtatatcgttccacaaatgtgtttgaattcaagaacccaattcagattaatgataatgtatatgatcctaaaagtgtttatgaagtgtggttcacttctattatgatttattcacttgcgtctgattttcttgatcccccatatcacatatgattatttacagctttacatactcagtacatatttcgtactgacgtccctcacgggggacctacatttcatgctgcaggcacaggtgcttcagctcattcacagcatagataggagccaggtcatacaactattgttggtgagctccagtttgcttcgaagctttccgagtcggtcccttatgttttgttattgtacaggagtcatgtgtgggcgggggtttgtcccgaccctagttatgtcatgtatatcctagaagctttgtagacataaggaagggtaaagtcatgaaagtttatatagtgatgttatatttgtatatgtggtggccccgacggccaagtattatatatatatatatatatatatatatatatatatttgtgcgtattgtgctgatacaggtaattagacccttctatatgcaacgaagtgctgtccaaatttttggtgacttgtaagtgaaagtacaggtatctgaacgggttctcccgggccttctcggcttcgggtacCAGTCCGatccgatgggattttggggcgtgacatatATACAGATTCATGTACCCGAAAAATACATGAAATAACAAGTTACTCTTCTATGAGAATGACAAATTAGTTATGTCAAACAAACATGGCATTGATAAATGTGAAAGCTTTTGCGCGGTGGCGTTTGATTATCCAACAAAGTCTCTTACTCCGATAAGTGGTTCATTCCGAATATATGGACATAGTAATATTTTGGACTCAATaacatttggaaccaacaaaggtTCTATGGACCATTTGGAACCCCTTCAACTTATTCTAAAAAGTTCCACCATTCAGATAGGAAATTATCGTTCTTTTTGGTCGTTTCCATGGCAGCACAAATGGTTATGGCATTGGGGTCTATGTGAAGCCCATCACAATCTCCATGATCAATTTTAAAGATCTTTCAGTAGAAGTTGAAAAGTGAGGAGTTCAAGAGAAGAAAGTCCAACTCAAGCTGCCTACGTCTTTCACAAGTTTATGAATGATCTAATTCATATAATTAGTTCTCTCTATTGCTTATGGTTGGTGTTACGGGGTTATTCGAGAAGAGTCTTTTTTATCTTCCTAGTTTCATTTTACTTGGTCTGTgagtgtattaaaaataaatattccgTTTTACTTGTCCATTTTCGCAATTCATGGCAATAATAGTACTAATCTACATTCCATTACCATTTTAAGATACAAATTAGTACATCATACATTTTTGCTTTTGGCTTTCATCAACCAATCAACCAATAGTACAAAGATAATAACAATCCACACAAAATCCTTGAAATCATCACCACCAGATCTTTATTTCACATAAATAAACTAGAAAATATAACTGAAAAAAAGAGGACAGATTGATTTGGCAGCAAAGAAAAAAAGACCAGCGATCTGTTACCGAGGGGAAAGATCGGAGGCAAGACGAGATGCGATGGCGGAATGGTACATGATGTCATGGAAATTAGAGGTTTCCATGGTTTTTCTCCTCAGCTCTTTCGCCTTATCTTCCGTGAAACATCCAGGCTGGAACTTGGAATCCGATTTTTGACCTGAAATCTCCCTGCGCGGTGCGGTCTTGATCGCGCTAGAACCAGAATCAACGATGTAGTCCGGTTCAGAGGACCAACCAAAAAGTGGGGTCCACCAGCTAGTAGTTGGTTTTTGACCGGGATTTAAACGATTAGCAGATAAAGCAGATGATGATGATTGAACTGGAGCAGAACAAAAACACGAAAATGGAGTTGCCATTGTTGTTGTAGTAGCAGTTGTTCTGACTAAAGGATAAAAGAGGATAGAAATGCTTGCTTTTGATGATTAAAGTGAGGAGTTGGGGATGAAGTATTAATCTAGTCTAGTAATGAGAAGGCAAAGACATGTGAAAAATTGGGATAAGATTGAATACGTGGCTATAAtaatttataactttttttattgttgttggtCAAACGTTCAAATTGGCCTTCCCTTTTACACTTTTTGCTCTTTTGATGATAACGATGTAGCATCACAGATCTAGGAAGCAACGATATTTGCGGGTGGTGGAAGCAAAAACTTAGGCATTAATGTTTGGGCCAAAATTTTTGGAGGCCATTTTGTTGTTGGTCCACTCTCTGTTGGGCTTACAACTTGGGTTCGTTTTTGGTagaatttattaagaaaattaatattttatttagtactatatttctttatttcatatattactAATGTTATACAGACGTGTATTATTAATGTAtaaaattcatgatattagtaatgcaatgaattCTAATGTATTAATTAGTAAGTGTGTGTGAATTTTGATTAGTAATCGAGTGTGGTTACATCTTGTTTTGATGGTTTTGACCAATCTCACAGCAAACTTAATTGTATCAGCTCTTCTATTTAACAATTTGCAGATACACTTTAAACAACTACTAATAAAAATTTACTCCCTTTTGTgtcaaatatttttagtttttggtagATCAGAAAAAGACTAAAAAGGTAGCTTACAGTCTCTCAAAAGCAACACTAAGGAGAAGAAATTCTATACATTTTCCGGACTTGTGTGTTCGTTTGCTGGAAGTATGTACATTGATTTGTGTCCATCCAAATATGTTTGATATTAGCCTTATTGACATTAAACAAATTTATGGGGTCTTTCAATTTTACTAGTTATGTTTTAGTCGTTTTTAATCCTCCATGAGTACGAGCTTTTCGTCCTTCATAATTACCCATAGTATAATTATGTCTATTTCTTGTTAAAATTCTCACCAGTTTCTTACAGAGCAAGTTATTGATTTGCCTTGTATAAGGTTTAATGGAGTTGGATTAAGCatcatgaggtctcaggttcaattttCAAAAGAGAGAAACACTAGGTGATTATCATCTATTCTAGCCTTGGTGAATAGAGTTACCCGGTACGTGgaaggtggcaggtatcccgtggaatgccttggtggacaaagttaccCAGTACATGGAAGGTGGCGGGTACCCCATGAAATTAGTCGATGTGAGCGCAAGCTGACCCAGACACCACGATTATTTAAAAGAAGTATTATGTGTGACTCAACTTATGACTTTTATCTgtcactcaactttgattttTACTCATAATTACACTCAAAATGAGAGTTTTTCTCTTAAAAAGTCACTCGACTTTAGTTACTCCAAAAGTCACTCAAATTTGAGTATTTTACTTACAAAGTTACTcaaattatgtaattatttttttaattaagttttgTAGAAATTTCATTTGAAACCAGCATTCTAAGAAATAAATAGTTATATGTTGTGCTAGAAGACTCGGATCGTACAAAAAGGTTTTACAATTTACGAGTGTCTTAGTATAACtaaagaagataatttttattcATAGTTTTGAGCGACTTTTGAAGGAAAAACCCAAGGTTATGTGACTAAGAAAAATCCCTAGTTTTAAGCAAAAATCGAAGTTGTGTGATTTTCTAAGACAAAAGTTGTAAGTTGAGTGACCATCTAGATATTAACACCAAGAAAAACGTAAGAGATGCACCCCTTTCTCTTATTGCCGCCTCGTTTGAACCTTTTTGTCTTTCTCCAACTGGGGAACAGAAAGGAGGAGAAATATGGATATGATCAAAGTTGGTACAGCAGGCAAAcaaggaagaaatagaagaacCATTTGGGATGAAAAGGGGCGAGGAGAAATAGTCCAGATTTTTGTTTCCTACAGTCATAAAACAATTAAATCACTGCAGTTCCTCTTCTGTGATGAGAATGAGAATGGCAAATTAGTTTTGTCAAACAAATACGGCAGTCATGAATATAAAAGCTTTTGTGCAGTGACGTTCGATTATCCAATAGCATTTCTTACTTCCATAAGTGGTTCATTCCAAGCACGGGTTAAATTTGGTAGTACTTTGAGCTCAATATCATTCGGAACCGACCGTTTGGAACCCCATCAGCTCGTGATAGCAAGTTCATCTTTCAGATAGGAAATTATCCTTCTTTTGGTGGTTTTCATGGTGGCACAAATGGTTGTGGCATTGGGAGTATTGGGGTCTATATAAAGCCAATCACAACCCCAATGATCAAT encodes the following:
- the LOC107864660 gene encoding uncharacterized protein LOC107864660, translating into MATPFSCFCSAPVQSSSSALSANRLNPGQKPTTSWWTPLFGWSSEPDYIVDSGSSAIKTAPRREISGQKSDSKFQPGCFTEDKAKELRRKTMETSNFHDIMYHSAIASRLASDLSPR